GGCGATCATGGAAGGCAGGGATCCGAAGATGTGTCCCGGCCCGGGATGTAGCGGAGTTCTCTCACCGACTACGAACCTTTTCGCGCGGTAGTGCTGTCGGAGCGTCCGTCGATGACCTCAACAGTGCGGATCGTCGAAGCGCATCGATTAATCCAACAGAAACGACGCTAGTTCAGTATGGCGCATCACACAAGACAGCACTCGGGAAGCATTTGGAGGAAGGGCGCATTCCTGCAAAAAGAGCTGTTGACCTGCAGGCGTCTTGGTGTCACAGTTCCCGTTATCGTTTTTGTCGTGTAAGCGAAGCCGTCGAAAATTAGTCGAATCGCTTCGATGTATTTCGATATTTTCGGGAAGTGGGTTGCGTCCATGCGTTCCGTTCCGCCCCAACTGCTCTCCCGCCGCCGCGTGTTGTCCCTGGTCGCCGGTCTCGCCGCCGGATCCGCGCTGGCAGGGAGTGAGGGGCACGGCGCCTCGGCCGAGCCGGTCGGTACATCCGGGTTCCGTGACTCCGCCCTTGCTCGAGGAACACGGATCGAGGACCTGCTGAGCAGGCTGACCCTCGATGAGAAGGTCGCCATGCTGCACCAGTACCAACCTGCCGTTCCCCGGCTGGGTATCACGGCGTTCAAAACCGGTACCGAGGCGCTGCACGGCCTCGCCTGGTCGAACGACAGAGCGGCGGACGGCGCGGTGGTCACCGCGACGGCCACGGTGTTCCCGCAGGCCATCGGGCTGGCCAGCACGTGGGATCCCGACCTGATCGAACGGGTCGGTGCGGCCGTGGGCACCGAAGCACGGGGATATCACGCCGAGTCCCCCGACATCTGGGGACTACAACTGTGGGCACCGACGGTGAACCTACTACGTGACCCGAGGTGGGGCCGCAACGAGGAAGGCTACTCCGAGGACCCGTACCTCACCGGTGCGATCGCCACCGCCTACGGGCGCGGTATCCAGGGTGATGATCCCGATCGGATACGTGCCGCACCGGTACTCAAGCACTATCTGGCCAACAACAACGAGGTCCATCGGCACACCACCTCCTCGATGCTGCCGCCGCGGGTCAGACACGAGTACTACGAGGCCGCTTTCCGGCAGACCTTGTCGGCGGACGCCGCCACCGGGGTGATGTCGGCCTACAACCTGGTCAACGGTAGGCCGATGACTGTCCACCACGACATCGACGAGGTGGTGCGGGGCTGGGCACGACGAACGCTGTGCAATGTCACCGACGCGGGGGGGCCGAACAACCTCACCGGTGCACAGGACTACTACGCGAGCCAACCGGAGGCCAACGCGGCGATTCTGAAGGCCGGGCTGGACAGTTTCACCGTCGACGGCACCGATTCCGGCAAGACCATCGCCGCGGTCAAGACCGCGCTCGAACGGGAGCTGCTCTCCGAGAACGACGTGGACGAGGCCGTCCGCCACATACTGGACATGCGGTTCCGCCTCGGCGAGTTCGATCCATACGGTGGGCCGTACGGCCGGATCGACAAGCGGGTCGTGGACAGCCCCGCCCATCGGGCGTTGGCCAGAAGAACCGCGACCGAGGCGATCGTGCTGCTGAAGAACGACCGGGACGCGTTACCACTGGACCGACACCGAGTACGACGCGTCGCGGTGATCGGCCAGCTCAGCGAGACGCTCTACACCGACTGGTACTCCGCCGATCTGCCCTACGAGGTGACTCCGCTCAGCGGCGTCACCGCCGCGCTCGGGCCGAACACCACCGTCTCCTCGACCGAAGGGGTCGACAGGATCGCACTGCGAACACCGGACGGCAGCTACGTGACCGCGGTGGCAGGCGAGGAACCGCTGGCGGTCACCACGGAGTCCGACGCGGCGACGCGGTTCGACGTGTTCGGTTGGGGCGAGGGGATCGTGACACTGCGCGCTGCATCCAACGGCAAGTACGTCTCGTTCGGCGAGAACAGCACCCTGGTCAACAACGCCGAGCAGCCCAACGGCTGGTACGTGCGGCAGCAGTTCGAGTTGATCGACCACGACGGGGGATGCGTGCTGCGGTACGCGGGCAACGACACCGAGGAGTCGTGGTTCGGGGACAGCACCTACGTCGTCGTCGACGGGGAAGGGCGGTTGCGTGTCACGGCCTCCTCACCGGTCGCGGCGACCACCTTCACCCGCGAAGTGGTACGAAGCGGCAGCGATGCCGCCGTCGAAGCCGCCACCGGCGCCGACGTGGCGATCGTCGTGGCGGGCAGCATGCCGTTCATCAACGGACGGGAGAACGACGACCGCCAGGACATGAACCTGGCTCCGACGCAGCAAGTGGTGCTGGAACGGGTGTACCGGGCCAATCCGCACACCGTGCTGGTGCTGCAGAACAGCTATCCCACCACGATCACCTGGGCCCAGGACAACGTGCCCGCCATCGTGTGGACCACGCACGCCGGTGCGGAAACGGGCAACGCGCTGGCCGATGTGCTCTTCGGCGCGGCCAACCCCGCAGGGCGGCTCACCCAGACCTGGCCTCGCTCCACCGAAGACCTCGCCGACATCCTCGACTACGACATCGTCAAGGCCGAACGCACCTACCAGTACTCCACCGCGACACCGCTGTATCCCTTCGGGCACGGCCTGTCCTACACCTCCTTCGACTACACCGCGGCGCGCACGAGCGCCCCGGTGATCCACACCGACGGCGAGGTAAGCGTCAGTGTCACGGTCGGCAACACCGGGCGACGTGCCGGCGACGAGGTGGTGCAGCTCTACACGCACCAGCGGGAGTCCCGCGATCCACAGCCCCGGAAGCGGTTACGCGCCTTCCGCAGAGTCAGTCTGGCGGCGGGTGAACGTCGGACCGTGACTTTCACGCTACGTGCCACCGATCTCGCGCATTGGGACGTCACCAGGGAGAAGTGGGTGGTCGAAGCGGCGACGCACGACCTGATGCTCGGTGCTTCCAGCACCGACGTCCGCGGGCGACTCGCGCTGCGGGTGTTGGGCGAGAACATCCCCCCGCGGAATCCGTACCATCGGACCAAGGCCGTCAACTTCGACGACTATTCGAACATCACGCTCAACGACCGAACGAAACAGCACCGCACCACGGTCACTGCCTCGGTTGAAGGTGGCTGGATCCACTTCCGCGATGTCGACCTCGCGGCGGGTGCGAACGCGATCACCGCGCTGGTGGCCAACGGCTCCGCGAACACCGCGCGCGTGCGCGTACGACTCGACGGCCCTGAGGGGAGACGGCTCGGGACCTTGCGCGTTCCGCCCACCGGCGGTGAACACGCCTACCGAACGGTGCGGTCCCGGCTGGCGCGGGTACACGGCCGTCACGATCTCTGCCTGGTTTTCGAGAGCGGGGTCGGTCTCGCCGAGTTCCGACTCGAGGGGTGACGGGCCCGCGATGGCGCCCGCCTCGAGCCGTGGTGTTCAGGTGTCCGGAAACTCGACCACGAGTGCCGCCGGTTCGCTCCCGAGCACGGGTGGGTGCGGCGCGTTTTCGCACGAGACCGAGCCGTTCACGGTGAATCGCTTCGATCCGCACCGACGAATCGCACGAGGACGAAGGCGAGCACGTCGAGCGAAGTACGATGCCGGTGAGCGGTGTTGTCCCGACACGTTCTCCCACCGAGTGTGATTGTCGCCGAACGACAGCACTGCCGGTGCGCGAGCCGGTCCGGCCAGCGCCGTTCGGCACGATATCGTTCGATGCGATTCGACGCACCACGCCGGAGGACGAGATGGTCTCCATCGCCGACGTAGCCCGGGATGCGGGGGTTTCCTCCAGCACCGTGTCCTACGTGCTGTCCGGAAAGCGTTCGATCTCCTCGGAGACGCAGCGCCGGGTGGAGGCCAGCATTCACCGGCTCGGGTATCACCCCCACGCCGGGGCCCGTGCGCTGGCCAGCAGCCGCACCAGTGTGCTGGCACTGATCATGCCGCTGCGCACCGACATAGACGTTCCGGTTCTGATGGGGTTCGTCAACTCGGTGGTCACCACCGCCCGGAACTACGACTACGACGTGCTGCTGCTGACCAACGACGAGGGACCGTCCGGATTGCGGCGGGTCGCTGATTCGGCGATGGCCGACGCGTTGCTGCTGATGGACGTCGAGGACGAGGACTCCCGGGTACCGGTGTTGCAGTCGTTGTCCTGTCCGGGGGTGTTGATAGGGCTTCCGAACGACCCGGGTGACTTGTCCTGCGTGGATCTGGATTTCTCGGCCGCGGCGAAACGATGCGTTCGGCACCTGGCCGATCTCGGACACGAACAAGTCGCCCTGGTCGGTCCCTCACCCGTGGTATACGAACGCGGCACCAGCTTCGCGGGCCGGTTCCTGCGGGGATTCACCTCCGCCGCGCGGGAACGCGGACTGCACGCCACCAGCCAGGCGTGCTTACCCTCCTACGAGGGGGTGCGTGACTGCCTCGACAGGATTGTCACCGACCAGCCGCGGCTGACCGGTCTGGTGGTGCACAACGAAGCGGTACTCGACCCCTTGCTGTCCGAACTGCACAGCCGTGACATGCGGATTCCCGAGGACATCTCGGTGGTGGCGGTAACCCCCGACGAGATGGCCGCGAACCGCTCCGTGCCGCTGACCACGGTGTCGCTTCCTTCCGAAGAGATCGGAAGGATCGCCGTGGAGATGACGATGCGTGAACTCCAAGGAGTGCGGTCTCCCGAGGTTCGACTGCTCTCGCCTCGACTCACTCCCGCCCGAAGTACCGCGCAACGACACTGAGCGGCGCACCGTTCCGCACTGTCGGGGTGGTCAACGCTTACTGTCCGGTGCTCGTCGACGTCCGTTCGTTCACCGGGTGTAATCGGGGCCACCTCGGAGCCGCTGTCCGCGAGAAGCGGATATCCAAGCGGTGCGGCTCCGGCGGCCTAGAGGTGGATGCTCGGAGTCGCGCCCCTGGTGGCAGTTCACGAAACGACTTTCCGAACGAATCGGAAGAGATGGGTCACCACACCGTCCTGCCAGTCGTGCAGATCGCGGATTTCCGGGGCGAAGCCGTGTGCGAGGGCGTGACCCACGATGCCACGCAGGTCGGCGGTGGTGGAGGCGACGACGAAGACCTCACCACCGGGGGTCAGGATCTCGCGTTCGGCGAGCTGGGTGAAGAACCTCTCCAGCAGTGGTGCTCCCACGCACACGTTGCGCACGATGTCGGGATCATCGCTGATTGGCTGGCTCACCGCGGGGGGATTGAAGGTGACGACGTCGCTCTGGACTCCCTCGGGGAAGCCGTCGAAGACGTCGGCCACCACGGGCGTGAAGACCGGGGGCTCGGAAGACCCGACGTGCCGCTCGAAGTGGCGACCGGCGGTGGCCACGCTGTCGGGGTGCACATCCACGGCGTGGATCTCCCGCGCGCCGGCCAGTCCGGCCGCGACGGTTTCGACACCGAGTCCGACCTCCATCGCCACGTAGCGACGATCACGCACTTCGATCCTGCCGTCGAACAGCCGGTCATAAATCATCCGACTGGTATGCCCGGGCAGGAAAACACCCGGTGGCGCGTCGAAGCGCAACCCGTTCCACTCGTACTCGCGATGGGTGTGCAGGTCGGTTCCGGGCCGGTTCAGCTCGATGATCCGTTCGGCGGACAGCGGATCCGGAAGAGCATCGAGCAGTGCTTCCACTCGTGCTGCCTCGATCTGGGATTCAGCCATATTGAAAAAGATATTCGTTTCCATAGAGATGTCAACATCGCCTCTCCTGGAATCCTCCCCGCACACACCGTGTGCCCGCTCGGTGGCGACTCCGTGCCCCTTGGAACCGCCACCGAGCGAGGCGTGTTTCGCGCTGGCACCCGAGAAGCACGCCGCGGTTACGTTCCCGCTACTCCCCGGGTCAGCAAGGTGAAGTCGAATCCCTCCCGCTCCGGGGCGGCGAAGTGGAATTCGGCTCGACCCGCTCAACGTTCGTGCGTCCGCTTTCAACGCATCCCCGAGCGATGGTCAACGACGGGTGAGGTGCAGGCCGACCACCCCGTTCGTCAATGCGGTGACACCTGCCGTTGTGAAGTGTGCGTTCACACCGTCGGGGAACAGGCGTAGCCCCCCGCCGACCAGTACGGGAATCACGAACAGCCGCAGGTCGTCGATGAGGTCCAGACGCAGCAGCTCGGCGATGACGCTGGCACTGTTGGCCACCAGGATATCGCGCCCAGGCTGGTCACGTAGCTCTTCGACCTCGGAGGCGAGGTCGCGGACGATGCGCGAGTTCTCCCACCGCGCTTCGGTCAACGTACGCGAGACCACCACCTTCTCGGTGGTGTCGAGCCAGCGTCCCAGCTCGCGGGTCCGTGGATCGGTCTTCTCGTCCCGGGTGATACCGGGCCAGACGGAGTGGAACCCCTCGTAGTTGGTGCGTCCGAGCAGGATCGTGTCGGCACCGCGCCAGATACCTTCGAAGTACTCGGCCGTCTGCGGATGCACCGCCTGTTCGTGCGGCCAGCTGTCACCGGCCGGACCGTCGGGACCGCTGGTGTAACCATCCAGGCTCAGACCCGCCCAGGCGACGATGCGACGAGAAGCGTTCATGACTATGTTCCGTTCGTTGCCAGCCGTGACGAAGCTTCACGGGTGTGAGACGTTCTGGCGAGCGAAGACTCGTCAGCTGCCTGCTGGAGTCCGTTCATGGCCCGACAGCGGGCGCAGCCTATGATCATCTCGTTCGTGCCGGAGGAGTCTACGGTCGAGCACCGACAAGTGTTCGTCACCGGACCGGCACCTTCGACGACAGAATCGGATGCGTGATCGACTGCGACCGGTGACTTCGAGTTGACCACGGACGAGCTCCGGGCCGTGGCGCGTTTTGTGGTGGACAGCGCTCAGCAAGTCCTGCCGGTGTTCCCGGCGGATCACGTTCTTGACCGGCACCTCGTCGAGTTCGCCGGCATCGGCCATCGAGCACTCGCGACTGTCGAAGCCGCGTGGAGGAGTCCCCGCAGCGGAGCTGTCGCGAGCGACACGGTGACGATGCAACCAGCTCCGCCGCTGCAACGCTCGGGTCACGCGTAGGGGTCGAAGGGAATCCCCTCCGGTTTGGCGTTGCTGAGATTGTCCTCGAAGGCGCCGTCGCTGATCGCGAGGCTGGCACTGCCGAAGTCGGCACCGGTCAGGATCGAACGCGTGTCACCGGGAAAACGGTGCCAGCTCACCAGGTCCGGGTAGTGCCAGTCGTTCCAGTGATTCTCCGGTTGTTCGTCCTTGCCTGCCGTTCGAAAGGCGTGGGTGCCGAGCCCGTCCTTGTGGTAGACGACTTTGGCGTGGGTGCCGTCGTCCCAGCCGACCTCGGAGGCGGGGTGCACGTTGTAGTCACCGTGTGCGGAGGTGGCGACGTAGCGGGCACTGCCCTCGTGCACCCACACCACCACGTGCTCGATGTCGTGCCGGTGGCCGAAGGCGTCGAGTCCCGGGACCGCCTGGTCCTTCTGGAAATACATGTCGTAGAGATAAGCCTGCCACCCGTTGTTGCGCTTGGCTCGGGCGTAGAGATTGGAGTTTTCCAGGTCGGACGGATCGTGACACTGACCGTCCAGCGCCCCGGAATTGTTCAGTCCCCCGTTGAGGGTCCCGTTCACCCCGACGGCCACACTGGGATAGCACCCGTCGCCGTCGTAGTCGAAAGCGGGCGCCCACTTGGCGTCCTCGGCGGCGAAGTCGGCCGGAATCTCGGGCGGAACCTCCTCGGCAAGAGCGGTGCCCGGCAGAGCGAGCAACAGCAGAACCGTTCCGCCAACGGCCGAGAACAGCTTGGACACTTGCCTGCCGGCTCCTCCCAGATCGATCGGAAATCGGGTTCGACGACGTGACTCCGACGGGCCCGAGGGGACACTCGTGCTCGTCGCTGGTGCGCTGCGGTGCATACGATCCCTTTCGGTTCGTTGCGGTGGCGACGAGCAATGATCGTAACCATCGCGTTCGTATTCGAACCATTATCGGCGGATGCTGCCCGTGTTGTTGGCCGCGTTGGAGTTTCGATGCAACAACACCGCCTACCGGCCGATCATGCAGGCTTTGGAGCTGCTGGGCCGTTACCGCGAGGTCAATGGCAAGATCCGGTTCTATACGACGAGAGTGTCGTCTTCGCGGACGGCGGCGAGTGCCTGATCGAGACCAGGGCGGGCTCGGGTGGTTCCGGTCAGCCCGTGGTCAAGATAGATCCGCTCGTCGGCGACGCCGATGGACCATCAAGGTGCGCCGGCCGGCGGGGCATAGCCGATACTGTACGTATGGAGTACGTGTCCAGAGTGCCGCGACCGCCGCTGGATGGGCTGATCGACGACCTTTACCACCTGGAGGGTGCGCCGCCGTACGCCCGGCTGACGCTGCCGACGACGCCGGCGGCGTTGTTCATCGTCAACCTCGGGGCACCGTTTCTCATCCGCGCTGGCACCGAGGTCGAGACGGCCGGGTACGCCGACGGTTGCGTGGTCACCATGCCTACCCGCGCATGGGAGTTCGGCTACCCGCTCTGGACCCGGTCCGTCGGCGTGCACTTCAAGCCGTGGGGGTTGTCGCCGTTCCTGCCGATGCCCGCGGCCGAGCTCTGCGACCGGCCGGTGACGTTAGAGCAGGTTTGGGGCCGGCCCGCTATTGCTGAGCTGCGAGACCGGCTGGCCACGGCGGACGGGGCGAGCGAGATGCTGACGCTGCTCGAGGAGGAGCTGATGCGACGACTGTGCGAGACCGCCGGTCTGGGGCTGGTCCGTCATACGAGCAGCGTCATCGCGGCGACCAGCGGGGCGGTGGCGATCGGCGACCTGAGCGTGGCAACCGGTGTCAGCAACACTCATCTGGCACAGCGGTTCAAGGAGCTCATCGGCGTCACGCCGAAGCGGCTGGCCCGCACTCACCGCTTCGCCAACGCCGTGTTCGCGATCAACCCTGCCGGGCCGATCGACTGGGGCGGCCTCGCCGGTGGCGCAGGCTACTACGACCAGGCCCACTTCGGCCACGAGTTCCGGGCGTTCACCGGGCTCACGCCGACCCGGTACGTCGAAGTTCGGCGACGGTTTCTGCGCGAGCATCCTGGCCACGTATTGGATAGCTGGCCGCTGCCGACCGATTGATTTCTTACAAGACCGACAGCTCGCAAAACGCTTAACTTGGAGACACCCCAGAGTAGAGGAGGCCCCGTGGGCAAGGTGGTCATGTACAGCTCGGTGTCGGTAGACGGCTTCATAGCGGATGAGAACGACCAGCCCGGACCGCTGTTCGACTGGTTACTCAGCGGTGACGTGCCGTTGGACGAGAGCGGCGTCTTGAAGGTGTCGCAGACGTCCTACGACTACATCCGGCCGTACTGGGACCAGATCGGGGCGACAATCGTCGGTCGCCACGTCTTCGACATGACGAACGGCTGGGACGGGACACCTCCGGCTGGGGTCGACCACGTCGTCGTCGTGACCCACCGGGGCAGACCCGAGGGCTGGTATCCCGAGGCGCCGTTCTACTTCGTCGATGGCATTGAGGCAGCCATGGCCAAGGCGCAGGAGCTCACGGGTGACCGCGTGGTCGAGGTCGCCGCTGGCGACATCGGTAGCCAAGTGCTTGCCGTGGGTCTGATCGACGAAGTACGCATGGACGTCGTACCCGTGGTGTTCGGGTCCGGCAAACGTTACTTCGGGTCGGTCCACACACAGCACCTATTGGAGGATCCTGACGTGGTGATTCAGGGCAACCGGGTGCTTCACCTGCGCTATCGGGTGCGCCGTTGACCGATCGGCTATCGAGCGCCCTGGACTCTCGTCACGGAGCGGCCGACTCGTGCTGTCGGACATTGCTGGTGGAATGTGCACTATGCACGCAGTAGAAACGGGTACCGAAGGTGTCACGGCCGCAGAGTTGGTCCATGGATAACGAAACGCGGGAGTCCAGGACGGCGATGACTCACTCCTCGCTGTCCAGTCTGGGCACCGTCGACGGAGGCGCTGCAACAGTCATGGACAGCCTCCGCACCGCCGTCGGCGCCGAGGGCACGATCGTGGTTCCGGCGTTCACCCGTGACGTGGCCGACCCGTACCCGCTCTCGGTCGGCGTGCCCAGCAATGATGTTCGTTCCAGCAGGGATGCCGTACCGCTGTGGCAGCAGGAACTGTCCAGCAACATGGGCGCGATCCCCGAGGCAGTGCGGGCACTGCCGGGATCCATCCGTAGCCAACCCCCGCAAGCGTCCGTGGTCGCAGTGGGCGCTCAGGCCTCGTTCATTACTGAGGAACATCGCCTGGGATTTGCCACCAGCCCGGATTCGCCGTTCCACGCCTGACCGAACTACTCGCCAAGGAAGAGCAGACCAGCAGCTAAGCCGTCATCGTTACCGCTGAGGGATCGGTTTGCGAGACCCGAGCTGCACCGTCGTAGCCTTACCTTGTGCTCAGGCTCGGGTTTCCCGTGATCGGCGTGGTCGACATGGATCGCGCTGTGAACTTCTGGACGTGAAGATGTCAACCTCGACTGTCCCCGGAGTGACGGCCTGAGATGGACTCGCGCGAGCTCTCTTCAGCCTGACGGTTGTTGGTCGAGCAGCCCGACGGGGTCGGCGCTGTAGGCGACCATCCAGCTGGGGTCGATGCGATACCAGACGTTCTCGTCCCAGAACGGATCGTCGCCATCGCCGTCGTAGTGGTCGACGAGGTAGTCGCGGATTGTCGGCCAACTCGGGTCACTGCTCGTCCCCTCTGGGTTCAGCGGAACGGCGTGTCCATGCGTGAAGATGCCGAGCTGCTCGCCGCGCATGAAGGTCGCGCTGATGCCGGGCCGCGCCGCGAGATGACGGGCTTTAGCGGCCCGACGGTGGGTGCCGACGATCCAACGACCGTGCAGGAGGTGCCCGTCGGCGCCGCTGATGCGTGGCTCGCCGCGCCGGGTGACCGTGGCGATGGCCAGGGTGCACATGCCTTGACAGACTCGGACGACCTGCTGCGAGCCAGAATGAAGGAAGGCATGGCCGTGGCCAAGGCCAGCGGAAAGCTGCGCGGCAAGCAGCCCAAGCTCTCGGCCAAGCAGCAGCGCGAGCTCGTGCGCATGTACGGCAACTGGCGAGTACACCATCGCCGACCTCGCCGAGGTCTTCACCGTCTCCCGGAGCACGGTCCACCGCACCTTGCAACGGGACCAGACCTCAGCCAAGACCCGATGACCCACCGGCCGCGCTCACGCTCTCGACGCCGCACTCCTCACCGACTGACCCGCCGACCTACTCTGCCCCTCAGGACAGCTTCAGGAGTACGGGGTCGTGTAGACGACACGGGCGTTGCCGAACGCCTGCGCGAGCGCTTGCCGCTGCTCGTCGCTCGAGTAAAGCCAGTATCGGTACCGCAGCCGCATCGGCTGATCACCTCCCTCCCACTGAACACTGCATCATGTTGGCCTATGGTCAACACCGAGGACTATCGCACTGGTCGGCACTGCGTTTTCGGGACGCATGCTCACTTGGTCTTCGTGACGAAATACCGCAGGAACGTTCTCACCGGACAGCACCACGACGTCCTACGCGGCGTGTTCGCGAAGGTCTGCGCCGACTTCGGGGCGACGCTGAGCGAGTGCAACGAGGACGACGACCACGTGCACCTACTCGTGGAATACCCGCCACAGATGGCGGTATCGAAGCCGGTGAACAGCCTCAAAGGCGTGGCATCACGGCGACTCAAACAGCAGTACGTGGACAACCAGCGACGCCCTACACAACATGCCCGACCACAAACACACCTGACCAACTCACTCCGACCCGAAGACCGGAACTTACACCGATGAACGCCTGGTCACTGGGTAATCCGAGTGGTGTGCGGAACCCGGCGTCGCTCGGTGATACGTTGCCGCCTGCTCGGTCGGTGGCGCCCGGTGGTTCCGTCGACCGGCCGGGGCGGACACGGGACCGGCACGACAGGCGGAAAGGAACATCGGTATGACCAAGGACGAGATCATCGAACGATGCCGGTGGGCACGCGACCACAACGAGAACCATCCGTCACAGCAGTGGTCGACGGGTGAACAGCTGGCGGTGGCCCTGGTGTTGCGCGACCGTTCGTGGCTGGAGTGGACGGACCACACCACCGAAACAGCCACCGATCTGGTTTGCGAGCGGGCCGGGCTGTCGGCGTTCGAATTCACCGGTTGGCTCAACGACATCCGTGCCGCCCTCGAAACGGAGCAGCGTTGATTCACGGCAGCTCGTCGGACGAGGAACTGGCTATCATCGTCAACCGCGTTCGAGTGCTTGCCCGGCCGGGTGGTTCGGAACTGTGAACCGCCGCAGCGGTCGGTTCGTCACCGCGAGAGCGAGAATCCCCAGACCGCAGCAGAGCGCACCGGATACCGCCGCGAACGTGGCC
This portion of the Actinopolyspora lacussalsi genome encodes:
- a CDS encoding beta-glucosidase (product_source=KO:K05349; cath_funfam=2.60.120.260,2.60.40.10,3.20.20.300,3.40.50.1700; cleavage_site_network=SignalP-noTM; cog=COG1472; ko=KO:K05349; pfam=PF00933,PF01915,PF03422,PF14310; smart=SM00606; superfamily=49785,51445,52279) → MRSVPPQLLSRRRVLSLVAGLAAGSALAGSEGHGASAEPVGTSGFRDSALARGTRIEDLLSRLTLDEKVAMLHQYQPAVPRLGITAFKTGTEALHGLAWSNDRAADGAVVTATATVFPQAIGLASTWDPDLIERVGAAVGTEARGYHAESPDIWGLQLWAPTVNLLRDPRWGRNEEGYSEDPYLTGAIATAYGRGIQGDDPDRIRAAPVLKHYLANNNEVHRHTTSSMLPPRVRHEYYEAAFRQTLSADAATGVMSAYNLVNGRPMTVHHDIDEVVRGWARRTLCNVTDAGGPNNLTGAQDYYASQPEANAAILKAGLDSFTVDGTDSGKTIAAVKTALERELLSENDVDEAVRHILDMRFRLGEFDPYGGPYGRIDKRVVDSPAHRALARRTATEAIVLLKNDRDALPLDRHRVRRVAVIGQLSETLYTDWYSADLPYEVTPLSGVTAALGPNTTVSSTEGVDRIALRTPDGSYVTAVAGEEPLAVTTESDAATRFDVFGWGEGIVTLRAASNGKYVSFGENSTLVNNAEQPNGWYVRQQFELIDHDGGCVLRYAGNDTEESWFGDSTYVVVDGEGRLRVTASSPVAATTFTREVVRSGSDAAVEAATGADVAIVVAGSMPFINGRENDDRQDMNLAPTQQVVLERVYRANPHTVLVLQNSYPTTITWAQDNVPAIVWTTHAGAETGNALADVLFGAANPAGRLTQTWPRSTEDLADILDYDIVKAERTYQYSTATPLYPFGHGLSYTSFDYTAARTSAPVIHTDGEVSVSVTVGNTGRRAGDEVVQLYTHQRESRDPQPRKRLRAFRRVSLAAGERRTVTFTLRATDLAHWDVTREKWVVEAATHDLMLGASSTDVRGRLALRVLGENIPPRNPYHRTKAVNFDDYSNITLNDRTKQHRTTVTASVEGGWIHFRDVDLAAGANAITALVANGSANTARVRVRLDGPEGRRLGTLRVPPTGGEHAYRTVRSRLARVHGRHDLCLVFESGVGLAEFRLEG
- a CDS encoding DNA-binding LacI/PurR family transcriptional regulator (product_source=COG1609; cath_funfam=1.10.260.40,3.40.50.2300; cog=COG1609; pfam=PF00356,PF13377; smart=SM00354; superfamily=47413,53822) — encoded protein: MVSIADVARDAGVSSSTVSYVLSGKRSISSETQRRVEASIHRLGYHPHAGARALASSRTSVLALIMPLRTDIDVPVLMGFVNSVVTTARNYDYDVLLLTNDEGPSGLRRVADSAMADALLLMDVEDEDSRVPVLQSLSCPGVLIGLPNDPGDLSCVDLDFSAAAKRCVRHLADLGHEQVALVGPSPVVYERGTSFAGRFLRGFTSAARERGLHATSQACLPSYEGVRDCLDRIVTDQPRLTGLVVHNEAVLDPLLSELHSRDMRIPEDISVVAVTPDEMAANRSVPLTTVSLPSEEIGRIAVEMTMRELQGVRSPEVRLLSPRLTPARSTAQRH
- a CDS encoding release factor glutamine methyltransferase (product_source=KO:K02493; cath_funfam=3.40.50.150; ko=KO:K02493; superfamily=53335), encoding MAESQIEAARVEALLDALPDPLSAERIIELNRPGTDLHTHREYEWNGLRFDAPPGVFLPGHTSRMIYDRLFDGRIEVRDRRYVAMEVGLGVETVAAGLAGAREIHAVDVHPDSVATAGRHFERHVGSSEPPVFTPVVADVFDGFPEGVQSDVVTFNPPAVSQPISDDPDIVRNVCVGAPLLERFFTQLAEREILTPGGEVFVVASTTADLRGIVGHALAHGFAPEIRDLHDWQDGVVTHLFRFVRKVVS
- a CDS encoding dihydrofolate reductase (product_source=COG0262; cog=COG0262; pfam=PF01872; superfamily=53597); the protein is MNASRRIVAWAGLSLDGYTSGPDGPAGDSWPHEQAVHPQTAEYFEGIWRGADTILLGRTNYEGFHSVWPGITRDEKTDPRTRELGRWLDTTEKVVVSRTLTEARWENSRIVRDLASEVEELRDQPGRDILVANSASVIAELLRLDLIDDLRLFVIPVLVGGGLRLFPDGVNAHFTTAGVTALTNGVVGLHLTRR
- a CDS encoding hypothetical protein (product_source=Hypo-rule applied; cleavage_site_network=SignalP-noTM; pfam=PF05630; superfamily=56219), with amino-acid sequence MSKLFSAVGGTVLLLLALPGTALAEEVPPEIPADFAAEDAKWAPAFDYDGDGCYPSVAVGVNGTLNGGLNNSGALDGQCHDPSDLENSNLYARAKRNNGWQAYLYDMYFQKDQAVPGLDAFGHRHDIEHVVVWVHEGSARYVATSAHGDYNVHPASEVGWDDGTHAKVVYHKDGLGTHAFRTAGKDEQPENHWNDWHYPDLVSWHRFPGDTRSILTGADFGSASLAISDGAFEDNLSNAKPEGIPFDPYA
- a CDS encoding hypothetical protein (product_source=Hypo-rule applied; superfamily=47741) — its product is MLPVLLAALEFRCNNTAYRPIMQALELLGRYREVNGKIRFYTTRVSSSRTAASA
- a CDS encoding AraC-like DNA-binding protein (product_source=COG2207; cath_funfam=1.10.10.60; cog=COG2207; pfam=PF12833; smart=SM00342; superfamily=46689), translating into MEYVSRVPRPPLDGLIDDLYHLEGAPPYARLTLPTTPAALFIVNLGAPFLIRAGTEVETAGYADGCVVTMPTRAWEFGYPLWTRSVGVHFKPWGLSPFLPMPAAELCDRPVTLEQVWGRPAIAELRDRLATADGASEMLTLLEEELMRRLCETAGLGLVRHTSSVIAATSGAVAIGDLSVATGVSNTHLAQRFKELIGVTPKRLARTHRFANAVFAINPAGPIDWGGLAGGAGYYDQAHFGHEFRAFTGLTPTRYVEVRRRFLREHPGHVLDSWPLPTD